A single window of Leishmania panamensis strain MHOM/PA/94/PSC-1 chromosome 35 sequence DNA harbors:
- a CDS encoding hypothetical protein (TriTrypDB/GeneDB-style sysID: LpmP.35.6470) codes for MSAPFADNDSSVTLVPFLVALSDYQKKGIGVDMMLKTALNIARLCMLHSSDAQDKKKYFHIADRMVECRMLCNFGRPAMTLRQGLKMFAMKDRMEFWHWVFTCLSFFFRVPEQLSGDLNYLQKVAFHNWSRELFSFFYRFFKSLSLSCSLMMELTHRSALQQALRDAATPQQRLHASLNMRVSNALIVRSLCDMYVYFKWIPSYHPVKTLEYLCGFVSGIVGMWLVWKDTRYVVSPVPVLVTEPTSKFPGKDALKRAVCVLGNQRDGSEGGGSSDEDG; via the coding sequence ATGAGCGCGCCGTTCGCCGACAATGACAGCTCCGTCACGCTCGTCCCTTTTCTCGTTGCCCTCAGCGACTACCAGAAGAAGGGGATAGGCGTAGACATGATGTTGAAGACAGCGCTCAACATTGCGCGTCTGTGTATGCTTCACAGCAGTGACGCGCAGGATAAGAAAAAATACTTTCATATAGCTGACCGTATGGTTGAGTGCCGAATGCTTTGCAACTTTGGCCGCCCGGCAATGACGCTCAGGCAAGGACTGAAGATGTTCGCCATGAAGGATCGAATGGAGTTCTGGCACTGGGTGTTCACctgtctctccttcttctttcgaGTCCCAGAGCAGCTGAGCGGCGATCTCAACTACCTACAAAAGGTCGCCTTCCACAACTGGAGCCGCGAGTTGTTTTCATTTTTCTACCGCTTTTTCaagtccctctctctgtcatgCTCTCTGATGATGGAGCTCACTCATCGCTCTGCGCTGCAACAGGCGCTGCGTGACGCCGCAaccccgcagcagcgcttgcACGCCAGCCTGAACATGAGAGTGTCGAACGCGCTGATTGTGCGGTCTCTGTGCGATATGTACGTGTACTTCAAGTGGATACCGAGCTACCACCCGGTCAAGACCCTCGAGTACTTGTGCGGCTTTGTGTCTGGCATCGTTGGTATGTGGCTTGTGTGGAAGGACACACGGTATGTTGTGTCGCCGGTTCCTGTGCTGGTGACTGAGCCCACGAGCAAGTTCCCCGGCAAAGACGCACTGAAGcgcgctgtgtgcgtgctgggCAACCAAAGGGACGGTAGCGAGGGTGGCGGCAGTAGCGATGAGGATGGGTGA